Within the Candidatus Poribacteria bacterium genome, the region TGGAGGCCGCAAGACCCATGCTCGTCATACCGAAGTATGGCTGCACAAGCTACAATGTGGGGATCACAAGCATCAACAGCATTTCGATCGACGCATGGAGAAACCCGTTTGATGTGAGGTGGGAGGATAAATACGGAATACCGGAGATGGCGAAATTATGGGCGAGCAAGTTCTACGGTCAGGGTGTGCTCTGGACGAACAGCATCGATGCCATATCCATCTCCGAACCCAGACCGCTCAACGAGGTTCTGATCCTGTTGACCGCCTGTGCGCTCTCCGGAGGCATGGTCTCGCTGGTTGGCTCCCTGATAGATCTGGCAAAAGATAGAGCGGAACTTCTGGGGAAGATTCTGCCTCTATATGGCGTGCCGGCCATCCCTGTGGATCTAATGGAATCCGAACGTCCTAGGATATGGTCTCTCGATGTGAAGTCGAACTTCGATTCATGGAAGGTGGTGGGGCTTTTCAACTGGGAGGATCTGCCGGGAGACATATCGATAAAGATGAGCGATATCGGACTGAGCAGCTCCAGATCCTATATCGCCCATGAGTTCTGGACGAATGAGTTCCTGGGCGAATTTCAGAGATCGATAGATATCTACGACATCCCGCCCAGATCGGTGCTGTTATTATGCCTGAGGGAACAGAGAAATCACCCGCAGATCATATCGACCGATATACATTTCAGCCAGGGTGGAGTGGAGATACTTTCGGCGGGATGGGATAGGAGGAGCTCCACACTGCTCGCCTCAACGGGAGGATACCGAGAGGTGGAGGGAAACATCTTCATATATGTTCCCCCGGACTTCGTTCCCTCCTCCGTTTCGTGTTTCGGTTCGGATTACAGCTATGCCTGGTCGCCGCCCATACTCACGATCACCCTCTCCTCACTGAAGGATCCCGTGACCTTTGCCGTCGGGTTTTCCAGGACGCGCGGGTGAAAAGGAAGATGGGAGCAGTTGAAGAGTTGAAAAACAGATTAACGGAGAAGGATATCCTCCTCTGTATCTTGGGCCCCACGGCGGTAGGTAAGACCGATCTGTCGGTGGAGCTGGCGGGGCAAATCGATGGAGAGGTGGTCTCCGCCGACTCGCGACAGGTCTACAGATATATGGACATCGGCACTGCTAAGCCATCCCCGAAACAACGGGAGCTCGTGCCCCATCATCTCATCGATTGCGTCTACCCGGATGAGAGCTTCTCCGCCGCCGATTTCCAGAGGCTGGCCGATAAAGCCATAGATGAGATCAAAAGTCGCGGGAGGATACCAATCCTGGTGGGGGGAACCGGGCTTTACTTCCGCGCCCTGGTGGACGGCCTGTTCGAAGGGCCGGAGGCCGATGAGGAGCTGAGGGAACGTCTGAGGCGTCAGGCACGCGAAAGCGGCAACCTCGCCCTCTACGAAAGACTCCGCAAGATCGACCCGCATTACGCGTCGAAAATCCATCCCAACGATCTGGTCAGGATCATCAGGGCTCTTGAGGTCTACGAGAAGACCGGTCGGACCATGTCTGAATTACGGAAACAATGGGGATCAGGCCGAACGAGATACAGATTTATCGGCCTCTGCCTGATAAGGGAGAGGAGGGAGCTATATGGGAGGATCGAAAGGAGGGTGGATCGAATGATCGAGAGGGGATTCGTGGACGAGGTTCGAAGGCTGCTGGAGATGGGATACGGCAGGGATTTAAACTCGATGAAGGGGATAGGCTACAGGGAACTGGCGGCCCATTTATACGGGGAGATCACGCTGGATGAAGCTGTAAAGCTAATCAAACGTCGAACCAGAGAGTATGCCCGTAGGCAGATCATATGGTTCAGGGGTGATGGGAGGCTCGTATGGCTCAACGCCGCGACGATTCGATCGGCCGAGGATCTGGCCGCGGAGGCGATCAAAGTCTTAGGCTTATGTTACCACTGAGTGTCAGCGAGGAGAGAGTAACCAGGAACGAAAAACGTTATAACGTTAAACGTTGAACGTGCAACGGATTAGAGCAGGAGGGGAGCCCAACTTGAAACGGTTTAAACGGAGGACGATTTTAGGGCTGATCATGAGAGGGATGGCGGTGTTGTGCCTTCTTTTTGCCCTGGCCGATTTAAAGCTACCTCTACGTCGAGATAGACCTGCCGTCGCCTTCCTACTCGATATCTCGGAGAGCGTCGGAAAGCCAGAGGACGGTCTCAGAGAGCTCAGGAGATATGTTCGC harbors:
- the miaA gene encoding tRNA (adenosine(37)-N6)-dimethylallyltransferase MiaA, with protein sequence MGAVEELKNRLTEKDILLCILGPTAVGKTDLSVELAGQIDGEVVSADSRQVYRYMDIGTAKPSPKQRELVPHHLIDCVYPDESFSAADFQRLADKAIDEIKSRGRIPILVGGTGLYFRALVDGLFEGPEADEELRERLRRQARESGNLALYERLRKIDPHYASKIHPNDLVRIIRALEVYEKTGRTMSELRKQWGSGRTRYRFIGLCLIRERRELYGRIERRVDRMIERGFVDEVRRLLEMGYGRDLNSMKGIGYRELAAHLYGEITLDEAVKLIKRRTREYARRQIIWFRGDGRLVWLNAATIRSAEDLAAEAIKVLGLCYH